The following coding sequences are from one Ctenopharyngodon idella isolate HZGC_01 chromosome 17, HZGC01, whole genome shotgun sequence window:
- the LOC127498916 gene encoding TOG array regulator of axonemal microtubules protein 1-like isoform X2 yields MMIYGLIPQELHEQLLDQQNYQNRTRGVEELKSILTDLDLQQVSSGSIVEFIQFLRKLLDDSNFKVLYGTLQLINLLIEKLDGDVERYYKEIVAVTIRALGDSRNVTRREYMSVFRQLMRTVAPQRVLELVVAQLRHRNSRVREDAVNIITAAMLTHPRKDFDIAGLCSEVAPSLADSKRKVRHAALELFAVFDYCLDTGKKQPLVKAVDRVELTGDVQGLMAAVQARRARHILPRLASDGTVEYALVLPKPGQRRLPQLGSGADLDWVMNGGRVSSSRGAADAESVDDASQHRRIVSAGKGKNKLPWERSVLTANGKSPDQQVCSEDPSTSMRLRQDTGAKYSPSEPLQSPGRTHRSLGRLRRSGSLDSDSDIFKTASEPEKGLKTSRFLSGSVERTFSLPSNSTPPGSFLLPSYPLTALAGSLLTPTVPHRNHAEPSLSMSSTWPNRRDVSPLRRSDIAGEVSSSKRSPLPPRVVRQSRTSGRPSSEQDRNLRLDLSVSSTGEPEDEPLDREEMLNSLRSLRNSAAKKRAKVSASGSEPDPDSPDSAVKLELVPDSPEQTSPSVTSPLSESGLSSLYSPPSPNGTKSSPVNSAEKPRVASGRRDLGAQGVTQQDKSLSDGSVGVVGQRLVYSNRSLDPDEEKPGDMTSSPQIRAAGREPLRAFRAAKGSQQHVSKSCSARDMSEGVIGRGVFGSVVLPSRPSVAASPDQGDSSSKAAREPPSGVYGHAFTGNIDSDGSPEPEELLERVKLSKFARDKMRQRRLEQQDAPPAPDLTRREVKDVTLNGCGSLSDESPSSPTGPQNPVKCLSPAHQPAPPTGPPNRNAAPRLRRTPSLNRTRPPAAHGSDELISGSPGKDGQDPAELRPFSKPELALTQSFRLLASDDWEKKIEGLNFLRSLAQYHPDVLMSRIHDVCLALIQEVRNLRSGVSRVAVVALGDMFVALQKGMDQELDGTTRALLHKAGESNAFIRQDVERALDSMVQHCTLTRSMSALLAGGLGHLNSVVRKCAAQHLCTLVERAGAARLLSGTKDLTDRILPAVSKLAQDSSQEARYFGRRMLLFLSSHRDFDKMMEKFVLAKDLPAVRDAVFTLKTKGLGEMPQDAPSARGRRSLMGSGLVRTSSLTRDPLTASRDSGQSVNRAAAHSLADRSEYVKQMKTLLSSKDFRERIRAIDQLVSDCEENPSLVIGSLFPVFDGLKARLQESNSKVNLRALEALQTIIALLNDSLAPVLNILIPAIVDNHLNSKSNAIYTAALGAVQALIDNIDNSLLLQPFCSKAQYLSGKAKLDLIEKVAELVTELYPRKPQLVEQKVLPFFWKLLSSSGNSGSVKAAAAKLAEVLHTHMGRTLVECAASQPANVQCDLNELLRAQHTHST; encoded by the exons ATGATGATTTATGGATTGATTCCTCAGGAGTTACACGAGCAGCTCCTGGACCAGCAGAACTACCAGAACCGGACCCGCGGGGTGGAGGAGCTGAAGAGCATCCTGACGGATCTGGACCTCCAGCAGGTGTCCTCCGGCAGCATCGTGGAGTTCATCCAGTTCCTGCGCAAGCTTCTGGACGACAGCAACTTCAAGGTGTTGTACGGCACCTTACAGCTCATCAACCTGCTGATCGAGAAGCTGGACGGCGATGTGGAGCGATACTACAAGGAGATCGTGGCGGTGACCATCAGAGCGCTGGGAGACTCCCGTAACGTCACCCGACGCGAGTACATGAGCGTCTTCAGGCAGCTGATGAGGACGGTGGCGCCGCAGCGCGTGCTGGAGCTCGTGGTCGCTCAGCTCCGGCACCGGAACTCCAGGGTTCGAGAGGACGCCGTCAACATCATCACGGCCGCCATGCTCACGCACCCGCGCAAGGACTTCGACATCGCCGGCCTGTGTTCGGAGGTGGCCCCGTCCCTCGCCGACAGCAAGAGGAAGGTGCGTCACGCGGCTCTGGAGCTGTTCGCCGTCTTCGACTACTGTCTGGACACCGGGAAGAAGCAGCCGCTCGTGAAGGCCGTGGACCGGGTGGAGCTGACGGGAGACGTGCAGGGCCTCATGGCCGCCGTTCAGGCGCGGCGAGCACGGCACATCCTCCCTCGGCTGGCGTCCGACGGCACGGTGGAGTATGCGCTCGTCCTGCCCAAACCGGGACAGAGACGTCTGCCTCAGCTGGGCTCCGGCGCCGATCTGGACTGGGTCATGAACGGAGGACGGGTTTCCAGCTCACGTGGCGCCGCAGACGCCGAATCCGTAGATGATGCTTCGCAGCACAGGAGGATCGTGAGCGCCGGAAAAGGGAAGAACAAACTGCCCTGGGAGCGATCGGTCCTCACGGCTAACGGAAAGTCACCTGATCAG CAGGTTTGCAGTGAAGATCCGTCCACATCCATGAGACTCCGTCAGGACACCGGTGCCAAATACA GTCCATCAGAACCGCTTCAGTCTCCGGGCCGGACGCACAGGTCTCTGGGTCGACTGCGCCGCAGCGGAAGCTTAGATTCAGATTCAGACATTTTCAAAACAGCCAGTGAGCCTGAGAAAG GTTTGAAGACCAGCCGTTTCCTGTCGGGCAGCGTGGAGCGAACCTTCTCCCTCCCCTCCAACTCAACACCTCCGGGCTCGTTCCTGCTGCCCTCGTACCCGCTGACCGCTCTAGCAGGAAGTCTGCTGACCCCGACCGTCCCCCACCGAAACCACGCCGAGCCCTCGCTGTCCATGTCCAGCACGTGGCCCAACAGACGTGACGTCAGCCCTCTCCGCAGGAGCGACATCGCCG GTGAGGTGAGCTCCAGCAAGCGCTCTCCGCTGCCTCCTCGTGTTGTCCGCCAGAGCCGGACCAGCGGCAGACCCTCATCAGAGCAGGACAGGAACCTGCGGCTGGATCTGTCCGTCAGCAGCACAGGAGAGCCAGAGGACGAGCCGCTGGACCGCGAGGAG ATGCTGAACTCCTTGCGGTCGCTGAGGAACAGCGCAGCCAAGAAGAGGGCCAAAGTCAGTGCGAGCGGCTCCGAACCGGATCCAGACAGTCCGGACTCGGCGGTGAAGCTGGAGCTGGTTCCTGATTCTCCGGAGCAGACGTCCCCGTCCGTCACCAGCCCTCTGAGCGAGAGCGGCCTGAGCAGCCTGTACTCGCCCCCGTCACCCAACGGCACCAAGAGCAG CCCCGTGAACTCCGCTGAGAAACCACGGGTGGCGTCAGGAAGACGTGACCTCGGCGCTCAAG GCGTGACGCAGCAGGATAAGAGCCTGTCTGACGGGAGTGTCGGTGTGGTCGGTCAGAGACTCGTTTACTCAAACAGATCGTTAGATCCGGACGAGGAGAAGCCTGGTGATATGACATCATCACCACAGATCAGAGCCGCTGGGCGTGAGCCGCTCCGCGCCTTCAGAGCCGCTAAAG GATCTCAGCAGCACGTGTCGAAGTCCTGCAGTGCGCGTGACATGTCGGAGGGAGTGATCGGACGAG GAGTGTTTGGTTCTGTTGTTCTTCCCAGTCGTCCCAGTGTGGCGGCTTCTCCTGATCAGGGCGACTCGTCCAGTAAAGCCGCCCGTGAGCCTCCGTCAGGCGTGTACGGCCACGCTTTCACCGGAAACATCGACTCTGACGGCAGTCCTGAACCGGAGGAGCTTCTG GAGAGGGTAAAACTGTCTAAGTTTGCACGTGACAAGATGCGTCAGCGCCGTCTGGAGCAGCAGGACGCGCCACCCGCTCCAGACCTGACGAGACGTGAAGTGAAAG ACGTGACCCTGAACGGCTGCGGGTCGCTCTCGGATGAATCTCCCTCCAGTCCGACAGGACCACAGAACCCAGTGAAATGTCTGAGCCCCGCCCACCAGCCCGCCCCCCCGACCGGCCCGCCCAATAGAAATGCAGCGCCGCGACTCAGACGAACGCCTAGTCTGAACCGGACGCGACCGCCTGCGGCACACGGCTCCG ATGAGTTGATTTCTGGGAGCCCTGGAAAAGATGGGCAGGATCCAGCAGAGCTGCGGCCCTTCTCTAAACCGGAGCTGGCGCTCACTCAGAGCTTCAGGCTGCTCGCCTCGGACGACTG GGAGAAGAAGATCGAGGGGCTGAACTTCCTGCGCAGTTTGGCCCAGTATCATCCTGACGTCCTCATGAGCAGGATTCATGACGTGTGCCTCGCTCTCATTCAGGAG GTTCGTAACCTGCGCTCCGGCGTGTCCCGCGTGGCCGTGGTGGCGCTGGGTGACATGTTTGTGGCGCTGCAGAAGGGAATGGATCAGGAGCTGGACGGGACGACCAGAGCGCTGCTGCACAAAGCCGGGGAATCCAACGCCTTCATCAGACAGGACGTGGAGCGAGCGCTGGACAGCATGGTGCAGCACTGCACACTGACCCGCAGCATGAGCGCGCTGCTCGCCGGAGGACTCGG TCACCTGAACTCGGTCGTGCGTAAGTGCGCGGCTCAGCATCTGTGCACTCTGGTGGAGAGGGCCGGCGCCGCCCGTCTGCTGTCTGGGACCAAAGATCTCACCGACCGCATTCTGCCCGCCGTCTCGAAGCTGGCACAGGACTCGTCTCAGGAGGCCAG GTACTTTGGTCGACGGatgctgctgtttttgtccTCTCACCGTGACTTTGATAAGATGATGGAGAAGTTTGTCCTGGCTAAAGACCTGCCGGCCGTCAGGGACGCCGTCTTCACTCTCAAAACCAAG GGTTTGGGTGAGATGCCTCAGGACGCTCCGTCGGCGCGGGGCAGACGCTCTCTCATGGGCAGCGGGCTGGTGCGCACCTCGTCCCTCACACGTGACCCTTTGACGGCCAGCAG AGACTCTGGACAGTCCGTGAACAGAGCGGCCGCGCACAGCCTGGCGGACAGAAGCGAGTACGTCAAACAGATGAAGACGCTGCTGAGCTCCAAGGACTTCAGGGAGAGAATCAGGGCCATCGATCAGCTGGTGTCTGACTGCGAGGAGAACCCGTCTCTGGTCATCGGCAGCCTGTTCCCG GTGTTTGACGGTCTGAAGGCGCGTCTGCAGGAGTCCAACAGTAAAGTGAACCTGCGCGCGCTGGAGGCGTTACAGACGATCATCGCTCTGCTCAACGACAGCCTGGCTCCAGTGCTCAACATCCTCATTCCCGCCATCGTGGACAATCACCTCAACTCCAAAAGCAACGCCATCTACACGGCGGCGCTGGGGGCCGTTCAAGCTCTGATCGACAACATCG ACAACAGCCTTCTTCTTCAGCCGTTCTGCTCCAAGGCCCAGTATCTGAGCGGGAAAGCAAAACTGGATCTGATTGAGAAGGTCGCAG AGCTGGTGACGGAGCTGTACCCGCGCAAACCGCAGCTGGTGGAGCAGAAGGTTCTTCCGTTCTTCTGGAAGCTGCTCAGCTCCTCCGGTAACAGCGGCAGCGTCAAGGCGGCCGCCGCTAAACTGGCCGAGGTGCTGCACACGCACATGGGCCGGACGCTGGTGGAGTGCGCCGCCTCGCAGCCCGCAAACGTTCAGTGCGACCTGAACGAGCTCCTGAGGGCCCAACACACACATTCTACCTGA
- the LOC127498916 gene encoding TOG array regulator of axonemal microtubules protein 1-like isoform X1, protein MMIYGLIPQELHEQLLDQQNYQNRTRGVEELKSILTDLDLQQVSSGSIVEFIQFLRKLLDDSNFKVLYGTLQLINLLIEKLDGDVERYYKEIVAVTIRALGDSRNVTRREYMSVFRQLMRTVAPQRVLELVVAQLRHRNSRVREDAVNIITAAMLTHPRKDFDIAGLCSEVAPSLADSKRKVRHAALELFAVFDYCLDTGKKQPLVKAVDRVELTGDVQGLMAAVQARRARHILPRLASDGTVEYALVLPKPGQRRLPQLGSGADLDWVMNGGRVSSSRGAADAESVDDASQHRRIVSAGKGKNKLPWERSVLTANGKSPDQQVCSEDPSTSMRLRQDTGAKYSPSEPLQSPGRTHRSLGRLRRSGSLDSDSDIFKTASEPEKGLKTSRFLSGSVERTFSLPSNSTPPGSFLLPSYPLTALAGSLLTPTVPHRNHAEPSLSMSSTWPNRRDVSPLRRSDIAGEVSSSKRSPLPPRVVRQSRTSGRPSSEQDRNLRLDLSVSSTGEPEDEPLDREEMLNSLRSLRNSAAKKRAKVSASGSEPDPDSPDSAVKLELVPDSPEQTSPSVTSPLSESGLSSLYSPPSPNGTKSSPVNSAEKPRVASGRRDLGAQGVTQQDKSLSDGSVGVVGQRLVYSNRSLDPDEEKPGDMTSSPQIRAAGREPLRAFRAAKGSQQHVSKSCSARDMSEGVIGRGVFGSVVLPSRPSVAASPDQGDSSSKAAREPPSGVYGHAFTGNIDSDGSPEPEELLERVKLSKFARDKMRQRRLEQQDAPPAPDLTRREVKDVTLNGCGSLSDESPSSPTGPQNPVKCLSPAHQPAPPTGPPNRNAAPRLRRTPSLNRTRPPAAHGSDELISGSPGKDGQDPAELRPFSKPELALTQSFRLLASDDWEKKIEGLNFLRSLAQYHPDVLMSRIHDVCLALIQEVRNLRSGVSRVAVVALGDMFVALQKGMDQELDGTTRALLHKAGESNAFIRQDVERALDSMVQHCTLTRSMSALLAGGLGHLNSVVRKCAAQHLCTLVERAGAARLLSGTKDLTDRILPAVSKLAQDSSQEARYFGRRMLLFLSSHRDFDKMMEKFVLAKDLPAVRDAVFTLKTKGLGEMPQDAPSARGRRSLMGSGLVRTSSLTRDPLTASSRDSGQSVNRAAAHSLADRSEYVKQMKTLLSSKDFRERIRAIDQLVSDCEENPSLVIGSLFPVFDGLKARLQESNSKVNLRALEALQTIIALLNDSLAPVLNILIPAIVDNHLNSKSNAIYTAALGAVQALIDNIDNSLLLQPFCSKAQYLSGKAKLDLIEKVAELVTELYPRKPQLVEQKVLPFFWKLLSSSGNSGSVKAAAAKLAEVLHTHMGRTLVECAASQPANVQCDLNELLRAQHTHST, encoded by the exons ATGATGATTTATGGATTGATTCCTCAGGAGTTACACGAGCAGCTCCTGGACCAGCAGAACTACCAGAACCGGACCCGCGGGGTGGAGGAGCTGAAGAGCATCCTGACGGATCTGGACCTCCAGCAGGTGTCCTCCGGCAGCATCGTGGAGTTCATCCAGTTCCTGCGCAAGCTTCTGGACGACAGCAACTTCAAGGTGTTGTACGGCACCTTACAGCTCATCAACCTGCTGATCGAGAAGCTGGACGGCGATGTGGAGCGATACTACAAGGAGATCGTGGCGGTGACCATCAGAGCGCTGGGAGACTCCCGTAACGTCACCCGACGCGAGTACATGAGCGTCTTCAGGCAGCTGATGAGGACGGTGGCGCCGCAGCGCGTGCTGGAGCTCGTGGTCGCTCAGCTCCGGCACCGGAACTCCAGGGTTCGAGAGGACGCCGTCAACATCATCACGGCCGCCATGCTCACGCACCCGCGCAAGGACTTCGACATCGCCGGCCTGTGTTCGGAGGTGGCCCCGTCCCTCGCCGACAGCAAGAGGAAGGTGCGTCACGCGGCTCTGGAGCTGTTCGCCGTCTTCGACTACTGTCTGGACACCGGGAAGAAGCAGCCGCTCGTGAAGGCCGTGGACCGGGTGGAGCTGACGGGAGACGTGCAGGGCCTCATGGCCGCCGTTCAGGCGCGGCGAGCACGGCACATCCTCCCTCGGCTGGCGTCCGACGGCACGGTGGAGTATGCGCTCGTCCTGCCCAAACCGGGACAGAGACGTCTGCCTCAGCTGGGCTCCGGCGCCGATCTGGACTGGGTCATGAACGGAGGACGGGTTTCCAGCTCACGTGGCGCCGCAGACGCCGAATCCGTAGATGATGCTTCGCAGCACAGGAGGATCGTGAGCGCCGGAAAAGGGAAGAACAAACTGCCCTGGGAGCGATCGGTCCTCACGGCTAACGGAAAGTCACCTGATCAG CAGGTTTGCAGTGAAGATCCGTCCACATCCATGAGACTCCGTCAGGACACCGGTGCCAAATACA GTCCATCAGAACCGCTTCAGTCTCCGGGCCGGACGCACAGGTCTCTGGGTCGACTGCGCCGCAGCGGAAGCTTAGATTCAGATTCAGACATTTTCAAAACAGCCAGTGAGCCTGAGAAAG GTTTGAAGACCAGCCGTTTCCTGTCGGGCAGCGTGGAGCGAACCTTCTCCCTCCCCTCCAACTCAACACCTCCGGGCTCGTTCCTGCTGCCCTCGTACCCGCTGACCGCTCTAGCAGGAAGTCTGCTGACCCCGACCGTCCCCCACCGAAACCACGCCGAGCCCTCGCTGTCCATGTCCAGCACGTGGCCCAACAGACGTGACGTCAGCCCTCTCCGCAGGAGCGACATCGCCG GTGAGGTGAGCTCCAGCAAGCGCTCTCCGCTGCCTCCTCGTGTTGTCCGCCAGAGCCGGACCAGCGGCAGACCCTCATCAGAGCAGGACAGGAACCTGCGGCTGGATCTGTCCGTCAGCAGCACAGGAGAGCCAGAGGACGAGCCGCTGGACCGCGAGGAG ATGCTGAACTCCTTGCGGTCGCTGAGGAACAGCGCAGCCAAGAAGAGGGCCAAAGTCAGTGCGAGCGGCTCCGAACCGGATCCAGACAGTCCGGACTCGGCGGTGAAGCTGGAGCTGGTTCCTGATTCTCCGGAGCAGACGTCCCCGTCCGTCACCAGCCCTCTGAGCGAGAGCGGCCTGAGCAGCCTGTACTCGCCCCCGTCACCCAACGGCACCAAGAGCAG CCCCGTGAACTCCGCTGAGAAACCACGGGTGGCGTCAGGAAGACGTGACCTCGGCGCTCAAG GCGTGACGCAGCAGGATAAGAGCCTGTCTGACGGGAGTGTCGGTGTGGTCGGTCAGAGACTCGTTTACTCAAACAGATCGTTAGATCCGGACGAGGAGAAGCCTGGTGATATGACATCATCACCACAGATCAGAGCCGCTGGGCGTGAGCCGCTCCGCGCCTTCAGAGCCGCTAAAG GATCTCAGCAGCACGTGTCGAAGTCCTGCAGTGCGCGTGACATGTCGGAGGGAGTGATCGGACGAG GAGTGTTTGGTTCTGTTGTTCTTCCCAGTCGTCCCAGTGTGGCGGCTTCTCCTGATCAGGGCGACTCGTCCAGTAAAGCCGCCCGTGAGCCTCCGTCAGGCGTGTACGGCCACGCTTTCACCGGAAACATCGACTCTGACGGCAGTCCTGAACCGGAGGAGCTTCTG GAGAGGGTAAAACTGTCTAAGTTTGCACGTGACAAGATGCGTCAGCGCCGTCTGGAGCAGCAGGACGCGCCACCCGCTCCAGACCTGACGAGACGTGAAGTGAAAG ACGTGACCCTGAACGGCTGCGGGTCGCTCTCGGATGAATCTCCCTCCAGTCCGACAGGACCACAGAACCCAGTGAAATGTCTGAGCCCCGCCCACCAGCCCGCCCCCCCGACCGGCCCGCCCAATAGAAATGCAGCGCCGCGACTCAGACGAACGCCTAGTCTGAACCGGACGCGACCGCCTGCGGCACACGGCTCCG ATGAGTTGATTTCTGGGAGCCCTGGAAAAGATGGGCAGGATCCAGCAGAGCTGCGGCCCTTCTCTAAACCGGAGCTGGCGCTCACTCAGAGCTTCAGGCTGCTCGCCTCGGACGACTG GGAGAAGAAGATCGAGGGGCTGAACTTCCTGCGCAGTTTGGCCCAGTATCATCCTGACGTCCTCATGAGCAGGATTCATGACGTGTGCCTCGCTCTCATTCAGGAG GTTCGTAACCTGCGCTCCGGCGTGTCCCGCGTGGCCGTGGTGGCGCTGGGTGACATGTTTGTGGCGCTGCAGAAGGGAATGGATCAGGAGCTGGACGGGACGACCAGAGCGCTGCTGCACAAAGCCGGGGAATCCAACGCCTTCATCAGACAGGACGTGGAGCGAGCGCTGGACAGCATGGTGCAGCACTGCACACTGACCCGCAGCATGAGCGCGCTGCTCGCCGGAGGACTCGG TCACCTGAACTCGGTCGTGCGTAAGTGCGCGGCTCAGCATCTGTGCACTCTGGTGGAGAGGGCCGGCGCCGCCCGTCTGCTGTCTGGGACCAAAGATCTCACCGACCGCATTCTGCCCGCCGTCTCGAAGCTGGCACAGGACTCGTCTCAGGAGGCCAG GTACTTTGGTCGACGGatgctgctgtttttgtccTCTCACCGTGACTTTGATAAGATGATGGAGAAGTTTGTCCTGGCTAAAGACCTGCCGGCCGTCAGGGACGCCGTCTTCACTCTCAAAACCAAG GGTTTGGGTGAGATGCCTCAGGACGCTCCGTCGGCGCGGGGCAGACGCTCTCTCATGGGCAGCGGGCTGGTGCGCACCTCGTCCCTCACACGTGACCCTTTGACGGCCAGCAG CAGAGACTCTGGACAGTCCGTGAACAGAGCGGCCGCGCACAGCCTGGCGGACAGAAGCGAGTACGTCAAACAGATGAAGACGCTGCTGAGCTCCAAGGACTTCAGGGAGAGAATCAGGGCCATCGATCAGCTGGTGTCTGACTGCGAGGAGAACCCGTCTCTGGTCATCGGCAGCCTGTTCCCG GTGTTTGACGGTCTGAAGGCGCGTCTGCAGGAGTCCAACAGTAAAGTGAACCTGCGCGCGCTGGAGGCGTTACAGACGATCATCGCTCTGCTCAACGACAGCCTGGCTCCAGTGCTCAACATCCTCATTCCCGCCATCGTGGACAATCACCTCAACTCCAAAAGCAACGCCATCTACACGGCGGCGCTGGGGGCCGTTCAAGCTCTGATCGACAACATCG ACAACAGCCTTCTTCTTCAGCCGTTCTGCTCCAAGGCCCAGTATCTGAGCGGGAAAGCAAAACTGGATCTGATTGAGAAGGTCGCAG AGCTGGTGACGGAGCTGTACCCGCGCAAACCGCAGCTGGTGGAGCAGAAGGTTCTTCCGTTCTTCTGGAAGCTGCTCAGCTCCTCCGGTAACAGCGGCAGCGTCAAGGCGGCCGCCGCTAAACTGGCCGAGGTGCTGCACACGCACATGGGCCGGACGCTGGTGGAGTGCGCCGCCTCGCAGCCCGCAAACGTTCAGTGCGACCTGAACGAGCTCCTGAGGGCCCAACACACACATTCTACCTGA